One segment of Anatilimnocola aggregata DNA contains the following:
- a CDS encoding class I SAM-dependent methyltransferase, protein MCTSIGQQLDQNKADVFAGKMLEVINHAGLALMISIGHRTKLFDTLAGLEWVTSHQLAEAAGLNERYVREWLGAMVTGGIVEYREQDKTHRLPAEHAAWLTRAASPNNLAVSTQFVAILGIVEDEIVAAFQHGQGVPYSSYPRFHQVMAEESQQSVVSGLVEQILPLAPGLSERLTMGIDVLDIGCGSGRAMMHLAEKFPHSRFVGEDFSEEAISTARAEARRRGLTNITFRVQDAAAMTAVEQFDLVTAFDAIHDQARPAAVLGNIARALRPEGLFLMQDISGTGHVHTDCSHPVGPFLYTISCMHCMSVSLAMNGPGLGAMWGKELALQMLGEAGLGRVRVETLAHDPMNFWYFAER, encoded by the coding sequence ATGTGTACGTCGATTGGTCAGCAGTTAGATCAGAACAAAGCGGATGTGTTTGCGGGGAAGATGCTGGAGGTGATCAATCACGCGGGGCTTGCGCTGATGATCTCGATCGGGCATCGGACGAAGTTATTCGATACTCTCGCAGGGCTGGAGTGGGTCACCAGCCATCAGTTGGCGGAGGCCGCCGGGCTGAATGAGCGATATGTGCGAGAATGGCTGGGGGCAATGGTCACCGGCGGAATCGTGGAGTATCGCGAACAGGATAAGACGCATCGGCTCCCTGCCGAACATGCAGCCTGGCTCACTCGGGCGGCGAGCCCGAATAACCTGGCCGTCTCGACGCAGTTCGTGGCGATTTTGGGAATCGTCGAAGACGAGATTGTCGCGGCCTTCCAGCATGGCCAAGGGGTTCCCTACTCTTCTTATCCGCGCTTTCACCAGGTGATGGCTGAAGAGAGTCAGCAGAGTGTGGTCTCTGGTCTGGTCGAGCAAATTCTGCCCCTGGCACCGGGCCTTAGTGAGCGTTTGACCATGGGAATCGACGTGCTCGATATCGGCTGCGGCAGTGGGCGGGCGATGATGCACCTGGCCGAGAAGTTTCCTCACAGTCGGTTTGTGGGCGAAGATTTCTCCGAAGAAGCAATCTCCACCGCCCGTGCCGAAGCCAGGCGGCGTGGACTGACGAACATCACTTTCCGCGTGCAAGACGCTGCTGCGATGACTGCTGTAGAGCAATTCGACTTGGTCACCGCCTTCGATGCCATTCACGACCAGGCTCGTCCCGCGGCCGTGCTCGGCAACATCGCCCGGGCGTTGCGGCCAGAAGGGCTGTTCCTCATGCAGGATATTTCTGGCACTGGGCACGTTCACACCGATTGCAGTCATCCGGTCGGCCCGTTTCTCTACACCATCTCGTGCATGCACTGCATGTCGGTTTCGCTGGCGATGAATGGGCCCGGACTGGGGGCCATGTGGGGTAAAGAACTTGCCCTGCAAATGCTGGGCGAAGCGGGACTCGGCCGGGTGCGGGTCGAAACCTTGGCGCACGACCCGATGAACTTTTGGTACTTCGCCGAGCGCTGA
- a CDS encoding Hsp70 family protein, whose product MSRPKKKHPAVGIDLGTTFSVISMLDDLGRPTTLSNSEGDKITPSVVFFEGENIVVGKEAAKALATDAELVAECAKRDLGNRFYHRLIAGRHYPPEAMQAWVLNKLRLDAVQQIGNFSKAVVTVPAYFDEVRRKATQDAGYIAGLEVIDIINEPTAAAVAFGFQQGFMNPDRPDQERKKILVYDLGGGTFDVTVMEIGGREFNALATDGDVQLGGKDWDQRIVDFVAEEFIRKFGIDPREDPNVLGRLGRDCEDAKRTLSARQKANIACDFQGKAMRLELTRQTFQEITQDLLDRTAFTTRQTLQAAGLGWEDIDRVLLVGGSSRMPAVVQKLKELSGKEPDCSVSPDEAIAHGAALHAGILLAYHDGKSPSFHIRNVNSHSLGVVAMDAKTKRPRNAILIPRNTPLPVVARRIFKTQRAAQKSILVQIVEGESLSPDDCSPLGKCSVRDLPVNLPAQTPIEVRFRYEENGRLTVLVGVEGTGNKLRHDLTRENTLTQEQLDSWRKYVSSLDPAAEPEPANLSGEALQVQPQAKQIAETIDLSEADEKVTDKTSSAERQPDDNSASGIRKRWS is encoded by the coding sequence ATGAGTCGCCCGAAGAAAAAGCACCCCGCCGTCGGCATCGACCTGGGGACGACGTTCTCTGTGATTTCGATGCTCGATGACCTGGGCCGTCCCACCACGCTCAGCAATAGCGAAGGGGACAAGATCACGCCCAGCGTGGTGTTCTTCGAAGGCGAGAACATCGTCGTGGGCAAAGAGGCCGCCAAGGCTTTGGCCACCGATGCCGAACTGGTGGCCGAATGTGCCAAGCGCGACCTGGGAAATCGCTTCTATCACAGGCTGATCGCCGGCCGGCATTATCCGCCCGAGGCGATGCAAGCGTGGGTGCTCAACAAGCTGCGGCTCGATGCCGTTCAGCAGATTGGCAACTTCAGCAAGGCCGTCGTCACCGTCCCGGCTTACTTCGACGAAGTCCGCCGCAAGGCCACGCAAGATGCGGGCTATATCGCCGGCCTCGAAGTGATCGACATCATTAACGAGCCAACCGCAGCCGCCGTGGCGTTTGGTTTTCAACAAGGGTTCATGAATCCCGATCGACCCGACCAGGAACGGAAGAAGATTCTGGTCTATGACCTGGGTGGCGGTACGTTCGACGTGACGGTAATGGAAATTGGTGGGCGCGAGTTCAATGCACTGGCCACCGACGGCGACGTACAACTCGGTGGTAAAGACTGGGATCAGCGAATTGTCGACTTCGTGGCCGAAGAGTTCATTCGCAAGTTCGGCATCGACCCGCGCGAAGATCCTAACGTGCTCGGTCGACTGGGGCGCGATTGCGAAGATGCGAAGCGAACCCTCTCGGCACGACAGAAGGCGAACATCGCTTGCGACTTCCAAGGCAAAGCCATGCGGCTGGAATTGACGCGGCAGACCTTTCAAGAGATTACGCAAGACTTGCTCGACAGGACCGCGTTCACGACGCGCCAAACGTTGCAAGCCGCGGGCCTGGGCTGGGAAGACATCGACCGCGTGTTGCTCGTCGGCGGCAGCAGCCGCATGCCCGCCGTCGTGCAAAAACTGAAGGAACTGAGTGGCAAAGAGCCCGACTGCAGCGTGTCGCCCGATGAGGCGATTGCTCACGGCGCTGCCCTGCACGCCGGCATCTTACTGGCCTATCACGATGGCAAGTCGCCTTCGTTCCATATTCGCAACGTCAACTCGCACAGCTTGGGTGTGGTGGCCATGGATGCCAAAACCAAGCGACCGCGGAATGCCATTCTCATTCCCCGCAACACGCCGCTGCCAGTGGTGGCCCGCCGCATCTTTAAGACGCAACGGGCCGCACAGAAGTCGATCCTGGTGCAAATAGTCGAAGGGGAAAGCCTGTCGCCCGACGACTGCTCACCGCTGGGCAAATGCTCGGTGCGTGACCTGCCCGTGAACCTTCCTGCGCAGACACCGATTGAAGTCCGCTTTCGCTACGAAGAAAACGGTCGTTTGACCGTGCTCGTCGGCGTCGAAGGAACCGGCAATAAACTGCGGCACGACCTGACTCGCGAAAACACGCTCACGCAGGAACAGCTCGATAGCTGGCGGAAGTATGTGTCTAGTCTCGATCCGGCTGCTGAGCCCGAGCCGGCGAATCTCTCGGGTGAAGCACTGCAAGTACAGCCGCAGGCCAAGCAGATCGCCGAGACGATCGATCTCAGCGAAGCTGACGAGAAAGTGACCGACAAGACCAGTTCCGCCGAGCGTCAGCCCGATGACAACTCGGCCTCTGGAATTCGCAAACGCTGGTCTTAG
- a CDS encoding sulfatase-like hydrolase/transferase, with product MNGYARFVPCLCFSIFCGVALIGTNLLRAAEPPEEPIGKRRPPNILLIYTDDQSYKTVGCYPESFSWVRTPHIDKLAASGIRFSGCYIGSWCMPSRATMLTGRLPHGIESMRMEGAYPGATYDPQQTPFWPKVFRERGYQTAQIGKWHTGVDAGFGRDWDYQIVWNRPKYTENAGNYYEDQTLEFNGEKRQTAGYSTDNYTKWACDYIRGDIRAADKPWYLWLCYGGVHGPSHPAKRHKGQYKAAEVKQPADIFPPRPGKPAYLEKTQAWAKGPNGQAVMGKSGEKFGDESKKNAKTHAAWVQQVNECVLSLDEGVGQVIDALRESGQLENTLVVFTADQGFSMGEHGFRTKLAPYDANYRSPLIISQPGTIPAGKSCEQPIGGQDLVVTFFQQAGMQLPWKMHGRDLSPLLKDPQTKEWNHPVLYEHMGHDFGSDTTKVLSTGGDATHSNVPWYVALRSGKLKYVRTLKAGETEELYDLATDPEELTNVIGSDKYQTQLSELRTLMTAELKRTEAGFIEHMPKTASGK from the coding sequence ATGAATGGTTACGCGCGTTTCGTCCCTTGTCTTTGCTTCTCGATCTTCTGCGGCGTCGCGCTGATTGGCACGAATCTGCTGCGCGCCGCAGAGCCCCCAGAAGAACCCATTGGCAAGCGGCGGCCGCCGAATATCCTGCTGATCTATACCGACGATCAATCGTACAAAACGGTGGGCTGCTACCCCGAGTCGTTCTCGTGGGTGCGCACTCCGCACATCGATAAGCTGGCCGCGAGCGGCATTCGCTTTTCGGGTTGTTACATCGGCTCGTGGTGCATGCCTTCGCGCGCGACCATGCTGACTGGTCGCCTGCCGCACGGCATCGAATCGATGCGAATGGAAGGGGCTTATCCCGGCGCGACTTACGATCCGCAGCAGACGCCCTTCTGGCCCAAGGTGTTTCGCGAGCGCGGCTATCAGACGGCCCAGATTGGCAAATGGCACACGGGCGTCGATGCGGGCTTTGGTCGCGACTGGGACTATCAGATTGTTTGGAACCGGCCAAAGTACACGGAGAATGCCGGTAACTACTACGAAGATCAGACGTTGGAGTTCAATGGCGAGAAGCGCCAGACCGCTGGATACTCGACCGACAATTACACGAAGTGGGCCTGCGACTACATTCGGGGCGACATTCGCGCGGCAGACAAGCCGTGGTACCTGTGGCTCTGCTATGGCGGCGTGCATGGGCCGTCGCATCCAGCCAAACGACACAAAGGTCAATACAAAGCAGCGGAAGTAAAGCAGCCCGCCGATATCTTCCCGCCAAGGCCGGGCAAGCCCGCCTATTTGGAGAAGACACAAGCTTGGGCCAAGGGACCGAACGGCCAGGCCGTGATGGGCAAGAGCGGTGAGAAGTTCGGCGACGAGAGCAAAAAGAACGCCAAGACGCACGCCGCCTGGGTGCAGCAAGTGAACGAGTGTGTGCTGTCGCTCGACGAAGGGGTCGGACAGGTGATCGACGCGCTGCGCGAATCGGGGCAACTCGAGAATACACTCGTCGTCTTCACCGCCGACCAAGGTTTCTCGATGGGCGAGCATGGCTTTCGTACCAAGCTGGCGCCTTACGACGCCAACTATCGTTCGCCACTCATCATCAGCCAGCCGGGCACAATTCCCGCGGGCAAGTCTTGCGAGCAACCGATCGGTGGACAGGACTTAGTCGTGACGTTTTTTCAACAGGCAGGAATGCAACTGCCGTGGAAGATGCATGGCCGCGACCTCTCGCCGCTGTTGAAGGATCCGCAGACCAAAGAGTGGAATCATCCGGTCCTGTACGAACACATGGGACACGACTTCGGCAGCGATACGACGAAAGTCCTCTCGACCGGTGGCGATGCCACGCACAGCAACGTGCCTTGGTACGTTGCCCTGCGCAGCGGCAAGTTGAAGTACGTCCGCACGCTGAAAGCGGGCGAGACCGAAGAGTTGTACGATCTGGCCACTGATCCGGAAGAACTGACGAACGTCATTGGCAGCGACAAGTATCAAACGCAGTTGAGCGAACTGCGCACACTAATGACGGCCGAGCTCAAGCGAACCGAAGCAGGGTTCATCGAGCACATGCCCAAGACGGCCAGCGGAAAGTAA
- a CDS encoding response regulator, translating into MPAKSRILIADDNQANRELLEAYLATYDCDTEIAVDGQDTLAKVKSFNPDLILLDVMMPKLNGFEVCAKLRADSATKKIMILMVTALNEAGDIERAVKAGTDDFVSKPVNKTELLKRVEFMLKHKDVVDELERLRRYIDEMENRQQGK; encoded by the coding sequence ATGCCAGCTAAAAGTCGAATCCTGATTGCCGACGACAATCAGGCCAACCGCGAACTCCTGGAAGCCTATCTGGCCACCTACGACTGCGATACCGAAATCGCCGTCGATGGCCAAGACACTCTCGCCAAGGTCAAGTCGTTCAATCCCGACTTGATCCTGCTCGACGTGATGATGCCCAAGCTCAACGGGTTTGAAGTCTGTGCCAAGCTGCGGGCCGATAGCGCGACCAAGAAGATCATGATCCTGATGGTCACGGCCCTAAACGAGGCCGGCGATATCGAGCGGGCAGTGAAGGCGGGCACCGACGACTTCGTTTCGAAGCCGGTCAATAAGACTGAGCTTCTTAAACGTGTCGAGTTCATGCTCAAGCACAAAGACGTCGTCGATGAGCTGGAACGCCTCCGCCGCTACATCGACGAAATGGAAAACCGTCAGCAGGGAAAGTAA
- a CDS encoding fumarylacetoacetate hydrolase family protein: MKIIRFADSQGAVHYASRQTAGGSTKDLLIEGDIYGEYRVTDKVADVAKLLAPVDPRAILCIGLNYRKHAEEGKAPIPKFPVLFMKSPGAVQNPGDPIVLPKKLLSTQVDYECELAVIIGKQCKNVAKANALDYVLGYTCGNDVSARDWQKDFGGSQWCRGKTFDTFAPLGPVLVLKDEIPNPNALNIKTILNGETMQDWSTNDMIFDVPTLIEFLSGSTTLLPGTVIMTGTPHGVGVARDPKVFLKHGDSITVEIEKIGQLTNPVVDEAV, encoded by the coding sequence ATGAAAATTATTCGCTTCGCCGACTCGCAAGGTGCTGTTCACTATGCTTCCCGCCAAACGGCCGGGGGTAGCACGAAGGACTTGCTGATTGAGGGAGATATTTACGGCGAGTATCGCGTGACGGATAAGGTTGCCGACGTTGCCAAGCTGCTGGCTCCGGTCGATCCGCGAGCCATCCTCTGCATCGGCCTCAACTACCGCAAGCATGCCGAAGAGGGGAAGGCACCAATTCCGAAGTTCCCGGTGCTCTTTATGAAGTCGCCGGGTGCGGTGCAAAACCCGGGCGATCCAATCGTCCTGCCCAAAAAACTGCTGAGCACGCAGGTCGATTACGAATGCGAACTGGCCGTGATCATTGGCAAGCAGTGCAAGAACGTCGCAAAGGCCAACGCACTCGACTATGTGCTTGGCTATACCTGCGGCAACGACGTGAGTGCCCGCGATTGGCAAAAAGACTTCGGCGGCTCGCAATGGTGCCGCGGCAAAACCTTCGATACCTTCGCCCCCCTCGGGCCGGTGCTGGTGCTGAAGGACGAAATCCCCAATCCGAACGCACTTAACATCAAGACCATCCTCAATGGCGAGACGATGCAGGACTGGAGCACCAACGACATGATTTTCGATGTGCCGACACTCATCGAGTTCCTCAGCGGCAGCACCACGCTATTGCCTGGCACCGTCATCATGACTGGCACTCCCCACGGTGTCGGCGTGGCTCGCGATCCCAAGGTCTTCCTCAAACATGGCGATAGTATCACGGTCGAGATCGAGAAAATCGGCCAGCTGACGAACCCCGTCGTTGACGAAGCGGTTTAG
- a CDS encoding DUF2721 domain-containing protein: MPNINAIEILAAMISPAVLMAAAGSVVLSTSNRLGRVVDRTRGLLQDAQRLDKLTGQEETPAEKAQHDFILEQLDYLSQRMYLLRSALAGLYTSMSLLVMTSLLIGVLILFRGDAGWIPLLTGFTGAIAFLFSVLQLLREATLAVLSTQVEMRFIKQLLAKRKSRL, encoded by the coding sequence TTGCCCAATATCAACGCTATCGAAATCCTCGCTGCGATGATCAGTCCTGCGGTGCTGATGGCAGCGGCCGGTTCGGTGGTGCTGTCGACCTCCAATCGACTGGGGCGAGTGGTCGACCGGACGCGCGGGCTGCTGCAAGATGCCCAGCGGCTCGACAAGTTAACGGGCCAGGAAGAAACCCCGGCCGAAAAGGCCCAGCACGACTTCATTTTGGAGCAGCTCGACTATCTTTCGCAGCGGATGTATCTGCTCCGGTCGGCGCTCGCGGGGCTCTATACCTCGATGTCGCTGCTGGTGATGACTAGCCTGCTGATTGGCGTGTTGATTCTGTTTCGCGGCGATGCGGGTTGGATCCCGCTACTCACAGGTTTCACGGGCGCAATCGCGTTTCTCTTTAGCGTGTTGCAACTGCTGCGCGAAGCGACGCTCGCCGTCCTCAGCACGCAGGTCGAAATGCGCTTCATCAAGCAACTGTTGGCCAAGCGGAAGTCGCGGTTGTAA
- a CDS encoding DUF1501 domain-containing protein produces MPVNLNRRQALAAGALTAGALAASSFGSSRPLFANEGAAIKLPKGKAEHCIFLWLGGGAGQIDTWDPKAQGDPTAKKAGSMYKAIDTAVAGTQVCEFLSRSATVLDRMNIVRSVHHEVIDEHAAATNRVHTGRPTAGTVVYPSIGSIVAHERGAAGEGVPAYVLIGYPNVTRGPGFLGAKHSYIYLTDTKSGPVGLSRPPEITSERQARREKLLAEVRQHYSAAKTDETIKNYDATIEEMLKLAGPNFGKVFALENEADTLRNRYGGEFGQRCLLARRLCQSGVRFVEVSHNLNFLNGTGWDVHNDGMLKQHDLITELDHALATLVEDLEQQKMLDKTLIVVATEFGRPAGFDGGGGRGHHSKSYSMVLAGGGLKNGLTIGSTDELAMKIVDRPVSIPDFHATICWSLGIDPHKELYAGDRPVPITDGGHPIAELFA; encoded by the coding sequence ATGCCCGTAAATCTCAATCGTCGTCAAGCCTTGGCCGCTGGTGCCCTCACCGCGGGCGCGTTGGCTGCTTCGTCGTTCGGTTCGTCACGACCGCTCTTTGCCAACGAAGGGGCCGCGATCAAGTTGCCCAAGGGCAAGGCCGAGCATTGCATCTTTCTGTGGCTTGGTGGCGGCGCGGGACAAATCGATACCTGGGATCCGAAAGCGCAGGGCGACCCCACGGCCAAGAAGGCCGGCAGCATGTACAAGGCCATCGATACTGCTGTGGCCGGCACGCAGGTGTGCGAATTTCTGTCACGCTCTGCGACCGTGCTCGACCGGATGAACATCGTCCGTTCGGTGCATCACGAAGTGATCGACGAACATGCTGCCGCGACCAATCGCGTGCACACGGGCCGCCCAACCGCGGGGACGGTCGTCTATCCGTCGATTGGCTCCATCGTCGCGCACGAGCGCGGTGCCGCTGGCGAAGGTGTGCCCGCGTATGTGCTGATCGGCTATCCGAACGTCACCCGCGGCCCAGGCTTCTTGGGAGCGAAGCACAGCTATATCTATTTGACCGATACCAAGAGCGGACCCGTCGGCCTGTCTCGTCCGCCAGAGATTACTTCCGAGCGACAAGCCCGACGCGAGAAGCTGCTGGCCGAAGTTCGGCAGCATTACTCGGCGGCTAAGACCGACGAAACAATCAAAAACTACGATGCCACCATCGAGGAAATGCTCAAGCTGGCGGGACCGAATTTCGGCAAGGTGTTCGCACTGGAAAACGAGGCCGATACGCTGCGAAATCGCTACGGCGGCGAGTTCGGTCAACGCTGCTTGCTCGCGCGACGCCTCTGTCAGTCGGGCGTGCGGTTCGTCGAAGTTTCTCACAATCTCAACTTTCTCAACGGCACCGGGTGGGACGTTCATAACGACGGCATGCTCAAGCAGCATGACCTGATTACCGAACTCGATCACGCCTTGGCGACTCTCGTCGAAGATCTCGAACAGCAGAAGATGCTCGACAAGACGCTGATCGTCGTAGCCACCGAATTTGGTCGTCCGGCCGGCTTCGATGGAGGCGGTGGTCGCGGCCATCACAGCAAGAGCTACAGCATGGTTCTCGCTGGCGGTGGTTTGAAAAACGGCCTCACCATCGGCAGCACCGACGAACTGGCAATGAAGATTGTCGATCGTCCGGTTTCGATTCCCGATTTTCACGCGACGATCTGCTGGTCGCTGGGGATCGATCCGCACAAAGAACTCTATGCGGGCGACCGTCCCGTGCCTATCACCGATGGCGGCCATCCCATCGCGGAATTGTTTGCCTAG
- a CDS encoding methyltransferase, whose amino-acid sequence MFTTASELRPPNLDPTPLFELFRGSYATELLTAAVAHFQLFELLGNASLTASALQQRLQLERRPFLVLTTALRAMQLLEVNEGQYQLTQLAREHLLRGGAHYVGDYIGLAAASPGVNEMVARLRTNRPANAAADDGGAAFIYREGLESAMEREASARHLTLALAGRAHNVAPHLARVLDLSKARCVLDVGGGTGLYSIALLQQNPHLQAIVFDRPEVLKIAAEFATQYGVIDRLTCTPGDMFADELPASADVILLSNILHDWDEPQCAQLVERCASVLPAGGQLLIHDVFLNDDLAGPLPIALYSAALFTLTEGRAYSADEYCQWLKAAGLHPAAVQHTLIHCGVIVGSKLA is encoded by the coding sequence ATGTTTACTACAGCTAGCGAACTCCGCCCACCAAATCTCGATCCCACTCCCTTGTTTGAGCTGTTTCGCGGCTCTTACGCCACCGAACTCCTCACGGCAGCCGTCGCCCATTTTCAACTTTTCGAATTGCTAGGCAACGCGAGCCTGACGGCATCCGCCTTGCAACAGCGATTGCAACTCGAGCGGCGGCCGTTCCTGGTCCTCACCACTGCCTTGCGAGCGATGCAGTTATTAGAGGTGAACGAAGGGCAATATCAATTGACGCAGCTCGCCCGCGAGCACTTGCTGCGCGGTGGGGCGCATTACGTGGGGGACTACATTGGGCTGGCGGCGGCAAGTCCCGGAGTAAACGAAATGGTCGCGCGGCTGCGCACCAATCGCCCAGCGAATGCAGCTGCCGATGACGGCGGCGCTGCGTTCATTTATCGCGAGGGACTGGAATCGGCGATGGAGCGTGAAGCTTCCGCCCGCCATCTCACGCTGGCGCTCGCCGGCCGCGCTCACAATGTCGCCCCCCACCTGGCCCGTGTGTTGGACCTGTCGAAAGCGCGGTGCGTGCTTGATGTGGGTGGCGGCACTGGCCTTTATAGCATTGCTCTCTTACAGCAAAATCCGCACTTGCAAGCCATCGTCTTCGACCGGCCTGAAGTGCTGAAGATCGCAGCCGAATTCGCTACCCAATATGGCGTCATCGATCGACTCACTTGCACGCCCGGCGATATGTTCGCCGACGAACTTCCTGCCAGTGCCGATGTGATTCTCCTCTCCAACATTCTGCACGATTGGGACGAACCGCAATGTGCTCAACTCGTCGAGCGCTGCGCGAGTGTACTGCCTGCCGGTGGCCAACTGCTGATTCACGATGTCTTTTTGAACGATGATCTGGCCGGGCCGCTCCCCATCGCCCTTTATTCGGCTGCGCTGTTCACACTGACCGAAGGGCGAGCCTATAGTGCTGACGAATATTGTCAGTGGCTCAAAGCAGCTGGTCTCCACCCTGCAGCCGTGCAGCACACCCTCATTCACTGTGGTGTCATCGTCGGGTCGAAACTGGCCTGA
- a CDS encoding sigma-54-dependent transcriptional regulator gives MKDERANDKHAEAGNQPGPPLRILVVDNDQALAYAMEESLAKIGHPVTVATSGGEGARKIETDQFDIIITDLVMNDVDGMEILNRAKQLLPDSQVIMVTGHATISKAVEAMQQGAFNFLEKPITPNRLRAVVEKAVENVRLKQQNQELQGRLDEKFGFEGIIYASDKMKQVIDRLKRIAPTDASVLITGESGTGKEVIAQAIHQNSPRKGKRIVALNCAAVAENLVESELFGHVKGAYTDAVADRMGAFEYANGGTLFLDEIGDMPLPTQIKLLRVLEDSQITRVGDNKTTRVNVRMVSATHKNLDEAIKTGAFRSDLYFRLKVVTIHLPPLRDRREDIVPLTDHFRRTLARRHHKTVKGVSPAVAKKLYTYDWPGNVRQLRNAIDAMVVLDNDGLLDLDDLPPELMDADDAPNSSGALSGPMELIGKTMDDIERWAIEQTLQVTGGNREEAARVLGIGARTLYRKLEKYQSGNDEDGKVELASEE, from the coding sequence ATGAAGGACGAACGCGCTAACGACAAGCACGCCGAAGCTGGCAATCAGCCTGGGCCCCCGCTGCGCATTTTGGTCGTCGACAACGATCAGGCGCTGGCCTACGCCATGGAAGAAAGCCTGGCCAAAATCGGCCATCCGGTGACGGTTGCCACCTCCGGCGGCGAAGGTGCCCGCAAGATCGAAACGGACCAGTTCGATATCATCATTACCGACCTGGTCATGAATGACGTCGACGGGATGGAGATTCTCAACCGGGCCAAGCAACTGCTCCCCGACAGCCAGGTGATTATGGTCACCGGTCACGCCACGATCAGCAAAGCGGTCGAGGCGATGCAGCAGGGAGCGTTTAACTTCCTGGAGAAGCCGATCACTCCCAACCGCCTGCGGGCTGTGGTCGAAAAAGCGGTCGAGAACGTCCGCCTCAAGCAACAGAATCAAGAGTTGCAGGGCCGGCTCGATGAAAAGTTCGGCTTCGAGGGAATCATCTACGCCAGCGATAAGATGAAACAGGTCATCGATCGGCTGAAGCGGATCGCACCGACCGATGCCAGCGTCTTGATCACCGGCGAAAGCGGGACCGGCAAAGAAGTGATTGCCCAAGCCATTCATCAAAACAGTCCTCGCAAGGGAAAACGGATCGTGGCGCTCAACTGCGCCGCCGTGGCTGAGAATCTGGTCGAGAGCGAACTGTTTGGACACGTGAAAGGTGCTTACACCGACGCTGTCGCTGACCGGATGGGCGCGTTCGAATATGCCAACGGCGGTACGCTGTTTCTCGACGAAATCGGCGATATGCCCCTGCCGACGCAAATCAAACTGCTGCGCGTGCTGGAAGATAGTCAGATCACGCGGGTCGGCGACAATAAGACGACGCGGGTGAACGTGCGGATGGTTTCGGCCACGCATAAGAACCTGGACGAAGCGATCAAAACCGGCGCGTTCCGCAGCGACCTCTATTTCCGGCTGAAGGTCGTTACCATTCATTTACCCCCGCTCCGAGACCGTCGCGAAGACATCGTCCCCCTCACCGATCACTTTCGCCGCACGCTGGCCCGTCGCCATCACAAAACAGTGAAGGGAGTTTCGCCCGCGGTCGCCAAAAAGCTCTATACATACGATTGGCCGGGAAATGTTCGTCAATTGCGGAACGCCATTGATGCGATGGTCGTCCTCGATAACGACGGCCTGCTCGACCTCGACGATTTGCCGCCAGAGCTGATGGACGCCGACGACGCGCCGAACAGTTCGGGCGCGCTCTCGGGACCGATGGAACTGATCGGCAAGACGATGGACGACATCGAGCGCTGGGCCATCGAACAAACGCTGCAAGTGACCGGCGGCAATCGTGAAGAGGCCGCCCGTGTACTCGGGATTGGCGCTCGGACGCTCTATCGCAAGTTGGAGAAGTACCAGTCGGGCAACGATGAGGACGGGAAAGTGGAGTTGGCTTCGGAGGAGTGA